CCGGTCACCGATCCAGATCTCATCCGAAAAGAAGGGGTTCTGGGCGTACATGGGCTCTGACCCCGCCTCCAGCTCGATCTGCAGCCGGCGCTCGCTGGCCACATCGATGAGGGTGACGGTATCGCCCCCGCGGTTGGCCACGGCGATGCGGCTGCCGGTGGGAGACGGCGGCACCACCGGCTTCTTCGCCAGCGCTTCCAGCGCCGGCAGCGCCAGGGCCGCCAGAGCCAAGAGCATCCAAATGACCCGACAGCTCCGAGCTCCGCACGTGATGGATCCCCGGGACGCCATGTTCCTCATAGACATAATATGTCCTCCTAAAAGATAAATAAGTGCCGGTCTTCATGACCGGCCCAATACAAAAGCATCGTATCGCAAGATCACGACACTCCCGTCTTCTTGCACTGTGATCGGCAGCTCGTTGGCTCTACTCTGGTGCCGGATCCTCGCCTCCGCCGAGGATCTCGAAGGCGCGGTCGATTTCTTCGTGACTCCCCACCAACACCAGGGTGTCGCCGCCTTCCAGCAGCGTGTCCGGCAGCGGGCTCGGATGGGGAGTCTCGCCGCGCACCACGGCGATCACCGTCGCGCCGGTGCGGCGGCGCAGGTCGAGATCCCGCAGGCTCTGGCCGACGGCGGGGCTGTCGGCCTCCAACCGGTAGAGATCGGTGGTGCCCGCCGCCAGCGCCTCCAGCACCGCTTCCGATACCCCCTCGGTCAGGGCCGGGGCGCGCAGCATCGCATAGCCCTCTCCCCGCAGTACCCGGGTCTGGGCACGGATCACATTGCGGGGCACGCGGTAGCGCCGCAGCACCCGGGTGAAGATCTCGATGGCGGTCTCGAAATCCTCCGCCACCACCTGATCCGCTCCCAGCTCCTGCAAGTCGTCGATGGCCCCGCTGCGCCGGCTGCGCACCAGGATCTGGGCCTGGGGGTTGAGGCGCCGGGCGAGCCCCACGCAGTGGCGCAGCGCTTCCGCGTCGGAGATCACGAAGACCACCATCTCCGCCCGCTCAACGCCGGCGTGGAGCAGAATCTCGGCGCGGGTGGCGTCGCCATAGTGGATGGTCTCCCCGGCCTTCTTCGCCTGGCGCACCCGCTCGGCGTTGAGCTCCACCACCACGTAGGGAATGCTCACCTCCCGCAGCTCCCGGGCCAGCAGCTTGCCGCCGACGCCATAG
This region of Acidobacteriota bacterium genomic DNA includes:
- a CDS encoding cation:proton antiporter; translated protein: SLGDLALRFGGSLAVVGLVVVAARRILPSLFLRLARTRARETFVLGALFTCLAMAWLTHELGFSLALGAFLAGLVVSETEYSHQVVADVGPFRDLLSSVFFISIGMLVDLSYAVSHLPAVLGLALAILVVKSFVAGGATGLCGFPHRTRLLAGLALAQVGEFSFVLMEVGREYGLLGPERFQLLLAAAVVTILATPYLMKLGPILANRWMSAGDESAESEGDDKLSGHVVVVGYGVGGKLLARELREVSIPYVVVELNAERVRQAKKAGETIHYGDATRAEILLHAGVERAEMVVFVISDAEALRHCVGLARRLNPQAQILVRSRRSGAIDDLQELGADQVVAEDFETAIEIFTRVLRRYRVPRNVIRAQTRVLRGEGYAMLRAPALTEGVSEAVLEALAAGTTDLYRLEADSPAVGQSLRDLDLRRRTGATVIAVVRGETPHPSPLPDTLLEGGDTLVLVGSHEEIDRAFEILGGGEDPAPE